The DNA window atccaatcatacctctgtacaacttctgatcaaccttcttacttacctcatccttacctagaacacacgttagatgcataggagttttggcttctttgctttcaaaaagattaaacttcttcagaagttctttcacatactttgtttgatgaacatatgttccatcagaagtttgattgatttgaatcccaagaaaatacttgagttctcccatcatactcatttcaaattcagcctacatatacttagcaaactcctttccaagtgaagcattagatgttccaaagataatatcatcaacataaatttgaaaaattaaaatgtccttcttagatgttttacagaagagagtcgtatccacttgtcctctagtgaaaccgttgttcagaaggaaagaacttaatctctcataccaagctctaggagcttgcttcaaccgatacaatgatttcttaagtttgaaaacatgttctggagacttagagtcttcaaaaccaggaggttggtggacatagacttcctcatctatatagccatttaagaaggcactcttaacatccatctgatacagagtgatgttatgttgagtggcaaaagaaattaataagcgaatagattctaacctggccactggtgcaaaggtttctgtatagtcaataccctcttgctgactataaccctgagccaccagtctggctttgtttcttaccacttctcccttcacTTAGCttatttctgaaaacccactttgtaccaatgatattaaatcctattggtctaggaaccagatcccatacatcattccttgtaaactgatttagttcttcttgcatggcaattatccaataTGGAttttctagagcttgatcaacagaagttggctcgatcaaagaaacaagacctaattgacattctgcattgttcttaaggaatgctcttgttctgataggatcatctttctttccaagaatcacatcttctgagtgagctgaggtgagtctggaagatcttctgactgttggctcttcagaaattctgagattctctaaagatgcagcaacttgatcttctgatcctttgcttctgagatcttcagcttctgaaactttgcttcttggttcttcaacttctaatatatcaatatctatatctgcaaaattctcaaactgctttggcttttcaagaccaagcttatcatcaaatctcatattgattgattcttctacaaccaatgtttcagtattgtatactctgtagcctttagagcgttcagaatatccaagaaggaaacatttttgtgccttagaatcaaacttaccaagatgatctttggtattcagaataaaacaaacacatccaaaaggatgaaagtatgaaatgttaggctttctgttcttccacaattcataaggagtcttatttagaataggtcttatagagattctattctgaatatagcatgcagtgtttattgcttctgcccagaagtgcttagccatattggtttcattgatcatggttctggccatttcttgtagagtcctattctttcgttctacaactccattttgctgtggagttctagtacaagagaaatcatgggtaataccattttctttgaagaactcctcaaagaatctgttctcaaattcaccaccatgatcacttctgacctttatgattttgcactccttctcagattgaatctgagtgcagaattcaaagaacactgaatgagactcatccttgtgttttaagaactttacccatgtccagcggctataatcatcaacgatgactaatccatatttcttccctctgacagatgctgttttgactgggccaaacagatcaatgtgcagaagttctaacggcctagaggaagagacaacattcttagacttgaatgcaggtttggagaacttgcccttctgacatgcttcacaaagagcatctgatttgtatttcagatttgggagtcctttgaccagatgtagtttgttaatctgagaaatctttctcgaACTAGCATGttctaatcttctgtgccagacccaatgctcttcagaaacagacataaggcaagtcaccttctgcttctcaagatcaaaaagatcaatcttataaatgttgttatttctcttgcctgtaaataggattgagccatccttctgacttacagccttgcaagacttttgattgaagattatatcataaccattgtcacttaattgacttatggacaataagttatgcgttaatccttctacaagaagtacattagttatggaaggagagttaccaatacttatggttccagagccaataatcttgcccttctgatctcctccaaacatgacttctccaccagacttaagcaccaggtcttggaacatagaccttcttcccgtcatgtgtcgcgagcacccagagtccaggtaccatgacattttgtgctttgtcttctttgctgccaaggatatctgcaacagaaattttcttctccttaggtacccacagtttcttgggtcctttcttgttagttttcctcaagttctgattgaacttggtttTAGCataataagtaacaggaggaacagcatgatattctttaggtttggcagcatgatattttttaggttatgtcacatgcttcttggtgtgtctagtgtgaaagcttttggcatgtgaagtgagcctaatatcatgtgagtggacATATTTGAACtgctcatacaatggcttgtatgtgattttcatatcatcaataGGTTAAAATttatgtggggtatcaccctcatagccaacgccaatccttttatttccagaaactccatatatcatagaagcgagatgacttctgccaatacttctagataaaaactttctgaagctcgagtcatattctttcagaatatgattgaggctaggaatggatttttctgattcagaaggagatccaatgtctttggataattttaaaactttttccttcagttcagaattttccacttccagcttcttagtttcatattcaaatagctttttcagctttttgtatttgatactaagatgagccttgagttccaaaagttcagttaaactggaaactaactcttctctagatagttcagaaaatacctcttcagaatctgattctgatgtagattctgatccatcatccactgtggccattagtgcaaggtttgcttgctcgccttcagagtctgattctgattcagaatcatcccatgttgccataagacctttcttcttatgaaacttcttcttgggattctccttctgaagttttggacattcattcttgaagtgtccaggctcattccactcatagcagatgaccttcttcttgtcagatcttctgcttccagaagattctcctctttcaggcttctttgaacttctgaagttcttgaacttcctttgcttgctcttctagagttggtttacccttctggagatcatggacagttcatcttgttcttctaattctgattcttcagaatcctcttcttcagcctgaaaagcgttagtgcattttttataattagattttaatgcaatagacttacctttcttctgaggttcatttgcatccagctctatctcatggcttcttaaggcactgattagctcttccaaagagacttcattcagattctttgcaatcttgaatgcagtcaccattggaccccatcttctgggcaagcttctgatgatcttctttacatgatcagccttagtgtagcctttgtccagaactcttagtccagcagttagcgtttgaaatcttgagaacatcttctcaatattttcatcatcctccatcttgaaggcttcatatttctggattaaggcaagagctttggtctccttgacttgagcattcccTTCATGGGTCATCTTCAATgaatcatatatatcataggcagtttccctgttagatatcttctcatactcagcatgagagatagcattcagcaaaacagttctacatttatgatgatttttgaatagcttcttttgatcatcattcatttcttgtctggaGAGCTTTACACCACCAGCTTTCACcgaatgtttgtaaccatccatcagaagatcccataagtcaccatctagatcAAGGAAgttactttcaagtttatctttccagtattcaaagttttcaccatcaaatactggtggtctagtataaccattgttaccatttcccttatgttgctcagcagagccagatgtagatgtaggtgttggatcttcaccagccatcttgtactgaagcgtttttctcttcctgaatcttttctaaacacggttgagtgcttgcaccttagaaccgacgctctgatgccaattgaaggatagaaaaacacttagaaagaggtggtttgaataagtgtagctttaaaacttgtaagataaaaacaatttgcacaatgatttttatcctagttcgttgttaactaaactacttcagtccacccccttggagtgatttacctcacctgaggatttaatccactagtcacacaagattacaatggttttccacttagacaacttctaagtcttctagagtatactgatcacaacctgatcactctaggaacaaactgcttagatactctctaagactttctagagtattctgatcacaacctgatcactctagttcttacaacttaatgtaaacaaattcgtttaagagttacaatgcttcttaaataagctattatcacaactgtgattttctcttaagtttaagcttaatctcattaagatattacaacagcaatgtagtgaggttgaagaggaagtttgagagcttttgaatttgacagcgtttctgtaagtttgcacaagtgttgtattcagcttctcatcagaacttcaatatataggcgtttgagaagatgaccgttgggagcatttaatgcgttgcgtgatccgtacagcattgcatttaatgtttcactcttttgtcaataacctcgagccttgctttcgctgtgtctactgacgttgcctttaatagcttctaaccttccttttgtcagtcggcgtagcctgccatcttgtacttgcttctgatctgatgtttgtgtaaacaacgtttgaatatcatcagagtcaaacagcttggtgcagagcatcttcttgtcttctgaccttgaagtgcttcttagcgtgataccatgagaacttcagtgcttctgcttctgatctcaagttcttctgatgcttccatagaccatgttttgattctgcttgaccatcttctgatgtcttgccagatcatgttctgatgttgcatgctgaaccttctgagtcagtgcttcttgcactgattttgtgcatactctttatgtaattcctgaaatggaaattgcgtagaattagagtaccacattatctcatacgaaattcatatacattgttatcatcaaaactaagaatattgatcagaacaaatcttgttctaacagagagTAGCGGCTTTTCTCGAATTTTCCGAAATTAACTCGTCGAACTTCCGTTTTACGGATCCGACGGTGAGTTTGCTAAACCCTCCCCCGGATATGACCATGGCGGAAGGGAAGAATTCCCAAGGGATGTGAGGAGAGGGGGTGGAGGACACCCTAGCCCAATCGGGGAGGTAAAAGTCCTCCGGTCTGGTGATACGcatggccacttgcatggcgGGCGTATCTTCCGCTGGTTTCTCCTCAACGACCAGTTTGGCTTCCTTGGCGCCCTCTTGTTTCTTCGCATATTGCTTCAGGTTTCCTTCTCGAATTAATATTTCTATTGCGTCTTTCAGGTGGATGCAATCTTCGGTGTTATGTTTGTGTCCTTTGTGGAAACGAAAGAACTTTGATTTGTCGATGTTTGGCCGTGCGGGCATGGAATTTGGGAAGCGGACCTTGCCCGTCTGAAACTCGATGTTCGCGCACTCGTTTAAAATGCGTTCTCTCGATGCGTTCAGTGGGGTGTACTCCCGGAATTTTCCTGCTGGTGCTTTGTAGTCTTTAGGATCTCGACCtttatcttctttcttcttaTCAGATCCTCAGCGAGAGTCGTCTTGACGGGAACCTTTAGTATTTTCTTCCTGTCTTGAGTTGTGGACTGCGTGAGCAGCTTCTTTTTCCTCGTATTGTATGTATGCTTGGGCCTTGAGGAAGAATTCATCTAGAGTGGCAGGCGTCTCGATCCCAACGGCTTTGGCGAAATCTGAACGTGGTCGTAGGCCCCGCTCGAGCAAGAATTTCTTCATGTGGGTGGTTGTGAACACTTGcacggcctctttgttgaaccttTCGATGTAGGCCTGGAGGGATTCGTCTTTTCCCTAGATGATGGTTTCTAGGGAGCCTTCCGACTTCAGGTGTCTTCGGGAGGCCGTGAAGTGTCTGGAGAAAATTTTTCCAAGCACTTTCCATGATGTGATGGATTCATCGGGCAAACTCTTGTACAATGTCATGGCACCTTTGCGTAGAGTGGTCGGGAATAACCGACACTTGATTGCGCCCGACACCCCTCTATAATCCAGGAGGGCGTCGATGTTTTCGATGTGCTCGTTTGGGTCGGTGGTCCCGTCATATGTGCCTAGTGGCGGGGGCTTTTCAAGACCGCCCGGTAGGGGTGCCTCCAAGATTGCATGGGACAGAGGGCTTCGGCGCTCCTCCTCTTTGTCGCTGGCGGAAGGAGTGGAGGACCGGCTGCGACTTCGCCTATGTCGCTTACGGTTGTCGCCGTGCTCCGCAGGAGGTGACTTGGACCTTATTTTTGGTCGAGGAGAGTGTGAGCAGTGTCGGGAGCGGTGATCGCTTGACCCTTTCTTGGAAATGGGGTCCGTGTTTTCCTTGGGGGAGGGTGAACGAGGGCGTTTCTTGGGGACCATGTCGCGCTGGGAGCGTGTTTTGTGGCTGGGGGGAGTCTTTGAACGACGTTTTCGCTCAAATGCCTCCATCCTGTCGTTCTGCTACTGGATAAGGGTGTTTGTCTGCGCAAGGGCAGCCAGAACGGCGGTCATATTTTGGTCCTGGGGAGTTGGGACCTTGGAAGAGAAAGGGTTCTCCAGAACCTTTTCGTGGCTCTCTTTGCCGCTGGTGTCTTCGAGGTGATGGAGGATATCGTGTCAGAAATCTTTCGGGGAAGGAGACGCTGTGACGTCGTCCCAAGGGACGGTGTTTCTTGGTGGAGGAATGACGACAGAGATATCGTTCTTGTTGAGTATTGTAGCGTCCAGAGAAGAGGAGTCTTCGTTATTGCCAGCCATGGAAGGTGATTGAGTTAGAGCTTTGGTTTCTGGATTCTTGCAGGGAGCAAGAACGGATCAAGAAGTGAAAGAAGAGAAACGGGGGAGCTGAgagttcccacagacggcgccactgatcttaccgagcaaatcagatggccagcaacaatgatGGCTTGAAATCCGGAACGGTTGAGGgaaaaaagggttgtacctgcaaggcactccgatgccaaagtaagtgtaTGATCAataaggtacaacaaagtgagagattttgggggtaagaaaagattaccttgccctctggggtcagagggctatttatagagtTATCCCATGCGGAATAGGCTCCACTTTACAAGGCGCTAGTCTAGGCGATACGCGAGCTGGCTGCTACCGAGCACGAGGCTCCATCATGCTCAGTTACGTCTAGTGTTTTCCCAGAGCGGACCGGGGGAGGTTGTCGCGTGCGCTTCCAGGATGCCTTGGGCCGAAGGCTGGATTGGCCCAATTGAGGTGATTGGGCCAGTCCAGAATACTATGCGATCTaaataaaagcttgacccttcctagtcaacgaCAAAGCCAATTTAGAAAAATCTTTAATAAAATTCCGTTAATAACCTgctaaaccaagaaaacttctaatctcagaaacatatttcagagcttcccattgagacacaaCCTCAATCTAGGCGGATCAACGGAAATACCACCACTcaaaatcacatgaccaaggaaACTCACTTTCTTCAATCAAAACTCACACTCGTACAACTACTTCTCTTTCAACACAGATAACATAACCCTCAAATGCTTAGCATGATTATCCTCACTCTCGcaatagatcaaaatatcatcaatgaaaacAACCACAAAACGATCCAAATAATCATGAAAAAtcatgttcatatattccataaatacaccaggtacattggtcacaccaaacggcatcaCATAATACTGATAGTGACCATacctcgtcctaaaagcagtcttttGAATATCCCCAaacttcacacgaatctgatgatacccagacctcaaatctaTCTTACCGAACTCGCTTGCACCAACCAACTAATCCATCAAATCATTAATTCTCGGAAGTAGATAGTTATTCTTGATAGttaccttgttcagttgtctataatcaacacacaactTCATATAactttccttcttcttaaccaacaaaataggtgcaccccacggtgacaaaCTCGGACGAATAAACCTCTTCACAAGAAAattctcaacttgaattttcaactctttcaactcagaagctcACATGTGATAGAAAGCCATTGATATCGgactagttctaggaactaagTCGATCGTAAACTCCATCTCACGTTCTGGCGGCAAATCaattacatcttcaggaaattcCTCGGGAATATCACGGACAATAGGTAAATCACCCATCGCTCGCTTCTCCCAAACATCCAATGTTTCCATCAAAGCCAACAACACAACATCATCCTGCACAGACTCATTCACTTGTTTGGCAAACAAAAACAAATTCTTCTCAACACCAGAATAAAGAAAGATAATCGTCTTATCAAAACAGTTAATATAAACATGATTGTACTCTAACCAGTTCATACCAAGAATAACATCAATTTGATCTAACGGGAGACACCCTAAATCAATCCCAAACATGTgtatcaataatcatacttccatgcATATCAAACAACTCAAGATTAAATCTCCTAAAACAATCCAAATAAATGAAAGAATGCGTtacaccagtatcaataatagaaatcaaaggtgtaccattaataaagcacgtacctcagattagtcTATCCTTAAAAGCAGTCTCAGAACCAGATAGTGCAAACACTTTCCCCTTAGATTTCTCCTTATTTTTCTTGTCACACTTGGGTACTAATATGCCATtgctcaccacagttatagcaagtcaCATTCGAACAAACTCTACAATCATTAGCTTTGTGACCCATCCTACTGTTtatggtgatttccggtaaacaaccgctagtcctccaaactataaaatatactttggttactcgcaggatcgactagattgatcctaggacatagtcaaacaaatgtctttcgatatgatttgattcgTGTTTGTATGTTCTGACTTCGAGAAAACTTATTTGTGATATGATCATGTGAACATTCGTTTAAAAACAATACTGGTTATACAAGTTAATGTAACTTTCgacaaagaaacataaataaaagcatgtaaattgcagaaaagtaaagtgcttcgaaatgaaacgtTAGACGAAATGAAAGAAGTACACGAATGTAAACAACAGAAAGTAAATGAATGcggaaataatgaaaagatacttgaataaaggaaaatacaaatgtatttaaattgatgttagtgtcatacgtacatttctcagcgaactcgttctctaaacacttgatacttgagtgatttgtgagtgatttgtacaaaatgaacacacggaatcctaacattaagacccttatttatactagttttgaccctaacggtcctacgctaatctaatgccacgttgccgacaagaatccctgggatgccatctgtctttgtgcagttacacaaactacttcgaaattcaaatcatcccgcctgaatcccctttcgacgcgtggcaacgtgaccagaatcgagaatgccacgaagatacgttcagcctcagtactttacgtatttcgcaaaaaatgtttaagtcttttaaagatattcctcctcgaattagctccaagtctaaccatctctattccaactcaaacaacattctcgaaaacatggccatcagtagccatttttaatctcagaaatggtcatcaataaccatcttccttcgaattctaactcttcaaagaatattcttCTTAAACGAAATCTTCGGCCAACACCTACCATACTTGAAACACTTCATATCATCTGTTGTGCACTCAGAACCACGATGTCCTTCgacaccacacttgaagcacttaatctAAGTAGTAGCTCTTTCTTCACTTGGCTTCCTGTCATAACTAGCTTTCTGTTTCCCTTGATCATAATATGGCTTCCCTTAGAATTGACCTTTCCCTTTCCAATCATTCAAACTCTTATAGTAGGCAGCACTCTCCCTAGTATCCTCATCATAGATCCtactcttgttaaccaactcaTAAAATCTGGAAATTTGTTAATAACCaatagccttcttgatatcagtTCTCAAACCAGTCAAAAACTTAAGACACTTTGAGGTCTCAGCATTCACAGTGTTGTAATAAGGACAATACTTAATCAACTCCTAAAATCGTGCAACATACTCTGCTACGGTTCCATTACCTTGCTTCAGCTCAAGAAATTCCACCTCTTTCTTTCCTTAGTCATCTTATGGAAAATAGTTCTCCAAAAATACATCACAGAAAAGAGCCCAACTAACCTCGATACCATCTTCACCAAACCTATGAACAATATTACCCCACCAATTTTCATTTTCCTTCTCAAGCATATGGGTACCAAACTGCTCCTTCTGCGCATCGTATAATTCATGACTCAAAATATCTTCTCAATCGCTTTCAGTTATGCTTGCGCCTTGTTAGGTTCATGCTCTCCCTCAAAgattggaggattgttcctctggaactaTCCCAAAGCACGAAACTCACTCTCTTCACCATTCCGATTACCAGCATTCACATGTAAAGGTTGCCCAATAGCACCAACCAACAATGTCAACACCTTGACAACAGCATCATAATTCTTTCATGCAACCATCGTCTTGAAATTCCAAACAACCAACAGACAAACAATATCGattgtgtcagatacacaaatcaaatacaaaaaggaATAAATGTATTAGTAACCTAGTCAACTAGTCGACCATACTTTAATACCGCTAATGCAGCACCCCTTATAACCCCAAGGAAATACTATAATTATGTAGAAAGATCAGAATAAGATTATCAAACATAtaaaaaagggcgtcacatttattttcaaaaacaacaaaacataTACCTGGTCATAGTCATAACACTTATTTAAACTTCATGTTTCATATGCATATCATAGCGGAATAATTCTTTTCTCAATTAATACAAATCATTTCATCTTATAAAATGAACCATGTATCAAGGCTTAGGCACTAAATCCAGATTATCAAATAATCTCAAAATACAATACTAAATAAAAGAGAGTATCACAAGTATCTCTCAAAACAACATTATGAGTTCAAATAACCCCCATGTTACATGACTAGATCATGACTCACTACATAAGGTGAAGATAAGTAAAAGCTAACTCCTCCGACTAATCCTCGTGAAAAGCACTACTATCTTGAGTACCCGAGCAATGTCGTACAAAACATAATTTCAACAGAAGGTTGAGAATTCATATCATcatgaaaatatttaataataagtaATGCATAACAAACAATCACCAACCGAATTTATTACACTTCACATATTCATGTATTCAATATTTTCCAATGCATTTCATATATTCACATACACAACATTCCTCCACAATTCAAGATACCAAATATAATCAACCACAATAACACAatgtaataattaaattaatgttcACATATTTCATATGAAAACATAACCTTCACATTGACTCATGTGACTCAAATACAACTCAATGcagtatgcatgtggtaccaatcgtgaACACCAGGTTCACCTCACTCCAGATCTGCACTAGGATTAGAGCCACCAATATGAACATATAGTTCACCATTCCAGATCCCCACCATAAGACCAAAACCACCAAAATCCGGAGTATAAtctccccatgaatgcatgtgcaaataCCAACAAACATAcgcaattaagattatccattCAATTTTAATCGTacaagcatatcacaataatccatTACATATGAATTATCCCACCATTTGCACAGACATACATGTATCATGTTACTATCACCAACAATGCATTCGCAAAGCATTAACCATCTTAACACATCACAAATAATATATAGCATACAAAGGCAAACAATGTTATTCACATCCAATACCCATTCTCAAACCAAACAACACA is part of the Vicia villosa cultivar HV-30 ecotype Madison, WI linkage group LG2, Vvil1.0, whole genome shotgun sequence genome and encodes:
- the LOC131648626 gene encoding uncharacterized protein LOC131648626 — protein: MFGIDLGCLPLDQIDVILGMNWLEYNHVYINCFDKTIIFLYSGVEKNLFLFAKQVNESVQDDVVLLALMETLDVWEKRAMGDLPIVRDIPEEFPEDVIDLPPEREMEFTIDLVPRTSPISMAFYHM